A genomic stretch from Natronomonas gomsonensis includes:
- a CDS encoding ABC transporter ATP-binding protein gives MAELHTENLVKEFGDLVAVDDVSLSVEEGELWCLLGPSGCGKSTTLRMLGGLDQPTEGSIHIGDEEVTGTQPYERNTSMVFQSWALFPHKTVLENVTFGLKMDGVPKDERLERAERFLEMVQMGEFADSSPRDLSGGQQQRIALARSLALDPSVLLLDEPLSNLDKRLKEEMQIELKRIHEELEKTMIHVTHDQDEAFTLADRIGIMNQGELVQVGEPREVYANPKNQFIEEFLGDTNFLTGTVASVGADRIAVETGHGNVLDLPVSGVSSVTENDTVTVSLRPERLAVEAMAADSVRSDGSGNRNSLKGEVTTTLYRGSTIRHYLDIGGDEVFVESDVGRGEPFDTGDVVTISWDPEDLLCFDGNQERLA, from the coding sequence ATGGCAGAGTTACATACCGAGAACCTCGTGAAGGAGTTCGGCGACCTAGTCGCCGTTGACGATGTTTCTCTGTCCGTTGAAGAAGGGGAACTATGGTGTCTGTTGGGCCCAAGCGGCTGTGGTAAGTCAACGACGCTGCGGATGCTCGGCGGGCTCGATCAGCCGACTGAGGGGTCCATCCACATCGGTGATGAGGAGGTCACGGGGACTCAACCATATGAGCGCAATACCTCAATGGTATTCCAGAGCTGGGCACTGTTCCCCCACAAGACAGTATTGGAGAACGTTACGTTCGGTTTGAAGATGGATGGTGTACCGAAGGATGAACGTCTTGAGAGGGCCGAACGGTTCCTCGAGATGGTGCAGATGGGTGAGTTCGCCGACTCATCACCACGTGACCTCTCCGGCGGCCAACAACAACGGATTGCCCTGGCCCGATCGTTGGCGCTCGATCCTTCTGTCCTCCTGCTGGACGAGCCACTGTCAAACCTCGACAAGCGCCTCAAGGAGGAGATGCAAATCGAACTTAAGCGGATCCATGAGGAATTGGAAAAGACAATGATTCACGTCACCCACGACCAAGACGAGGCATTCACCCTGGCCGACCGTATTGGTATTATGAACCAGGGAGAACTCGTCCAGGTGGGCGAGCCACGGGAGGTGTACGCCAACCCTAAGAACCAATTCATCGAGGAATTCCTTGGCGACACCAACTTCCTGACGGGTACGGTTGCTTCGGTCGGTGCCGACCGCATTGCTGTCGAGACTGGCCATGGAAACGTCCTCGACCTCCCGGTAAGTGGTGTTAGTTCGGTCACCGAAAACGACACGGTGACGGTCTCGCTCCGACCGGAGAGGCTAGCTGTTGAGGCCATGGCTGCTGACTCCGTTCGCTCTGACGGATCGGGTAATCGGAATTCGCTCAAAGGCGAGGTGACAACGACGCTGTACCGCGGCTCGACGATCCGCCACTATCTAGACATCGGTGGCGATGAAGTGTTCGTCGAGAGTGATGTTGGGCGGGGCGAACCGTTCGACACTGGTGATGTCGTCACAATCAGCTGGGATCCCGAAGATCTTCTCTGCTTCGACGGGAACCAAGAGCGGCTAGCCTGA
- a CDS encoding VOC family protein: MSETDPPTDIRVDHIGVAVSDVADDSLFDLLGVSLVDRGLGPDDAFRYHYYDLGDASRLELIEPVADSSFLTDYLNRYGEGVHHVTLEVADLDAMIAHLEAHDIRVVDYARVDGFVNAFISPDDANGVLYQLVEYDEDFDDAIGGCPLSHTVSSE, translated from the coding sequence ATGTCCGAAACAGATCCACCGACAGACATTCGGGTCGACCACATCGGCGTGGCAGTCTCAGATGTTGCCGACGATTCGCTGTTCGACCTGCTAGGTGTATCGCTGGTTGATCGAGGCCTTGGTCCCGATGACGCCTTCCGGTACCACTACTACGACCTCGGCGACGCAAGCCGCTTGGAACTCATCGAGCCAGTGGCTGATTCATCATTCCTCACCGACTACCTCAATCGGTACGGAGAGGGGGTTCACCACGTCACCTTGGAGGTGGCCGACCTTGACGCAATGATTGCCCACCTCGAAGCTCACGATATTCGAGTTGTTGATTACGCTCGGGTCGACGGGTTTGTTAACGCGTTTATCAGTCCTGATGATGCTAATGGCGTACTGTATCAACTTGTTGAGTACGATGAGGACTTCGATGACGCTATCGGAGGCTGTCCACTGTCGCACACGGTATCAAGCGAGTGA
- a CDS encoding enoyl-CoA hydratase/isomerase family protein codes for MTTVDTDHLRFEFDTDRGVATLTLNRPDKLNAITDAMLEGIAEAVDACQEYDAEADGVAVNTLVLEAAGDRAFSAGYDVSQFDEKTYPVEERAWRAATNALESYDVPVIAKIDGYCLGGGLELALACDFRIASLQSEFGFPEVDIGLFPSGGGTQRLQPLVGPARTKELCMTGQRFDGSTALKDGLVTDAVPTADLDGRIAEFVDDLVSKPPLSIRAVKNTVDTGQGMSREEALEYERQVYQPLLWTEDHAEGVAAFDEDREPEWTGR; via the coding sequence GTGACAACTGTTGATACCGACCACCTGCGATTCGAGTTCGATACGGATCGTGGCGTGGCCACGTTGACGCTAAACCGCCCAGACAAACTCAATGCTATTACCGATGCGATGCTCGAAGGCATCGCCGAAGCAGTAGATGCCTGCCAAGAGTACGACGCCGAAGCAGACGGCGTCGCTGTCAACACATTGGTGCTTGAGGCAGCTGGAGACCGTGCATTCTCAGCTGGCTACGATGTTTCCCAATTCGACGAGAAAACATACCCAGTTGAGGAGCGCGCTTGGCGAGCGGCGACCAACGCTCTGGAATCCTACGATGTACCCGTTATTGCCAAAATCGACGGGTACTGTCTAGGCGGTGGTCTTGAACTTGCCTTAGCCTGTGACTTCCGAATCGCAAGCCTCCAAAGTGAGTTTGGCTTCCCCGAGGTAGATATTGGCCTATTCCCTTCCGGTGGCGGAACGCAGCGGCTCCAACCGCTGGTCGGCCCGGCGCGCACGAAAGAACTCTGTATGACTGGTCAGCGCTTCGATGGATCCACCGCTCTCAAAGATGGGTTGGTCACTGACGCAGTGCCCACCGCAGATCTCGATGGTCGAATTGCGGAGTTTGTCGACGATCTGGTGAGCAAGCCGCCATTGTCGATTCGAGCAGTCAAGAACACTGTCGACACCGGTCAGGGGATGTCGCGTGAGGAGGCACTCGAGTACGAACGCCAAGTCTACCAACCATTATTATGGACTGAAGATCACGCCGAGGGCGTTGCCGCGTTTGATGAGGATCGCGAGCCAGAATGGACCGGGCGGTAG
- a CDS encoding EamA family transporter, translated as MGGTPTAMTYALGAMVLWGAWGILANHALEHMSETAVLLATYAVAIGVVIALNPSVSDSLPTTIGLVFAIGAGITMSLGTLLYYQSVKVGKLSIVPAIPALYFVVTTLYGVTILDESLNLSQVAGIILAVIAIVLLTR; from the coding sequence ATGGGTGGCACGCCCACCGCGATGACGTACGCTCTCGGGGCGATGGTTCTGTGGGGGGCGTGGGGTATCTTGGCCAACCACGCTCTAGAACACATGTCAGAGACTGCAGTCTTGCTGGCGACGTATGCCGTCGCCATCGGTGTTGTCATCGCGCTTAATCCTAGTGTCTCCGATAGCCTGCCGACGACAATCGGACTGGTGTTTGCCATAGGCGCTGGTATCACAATGAGCTTAGGCACCTTGCTATACTATCAGTCTGTGAAAGTTGGTAAGCTCAGCATCGTTCCGGCTATTCCAGCGCTTTATTTTGTCGTTACGACCCTGTACGGCGTCACCATATTGGATGAGTCACTGAATCTCTCTCAGGTGGCCGGCATCATTCTAGCCGTTATCGCAATTGTCCTATTAACACGATAG
- a CDS encoding IclR family transcriptional regulator, whose translation MEHKETIETIKTTERSLDVIQEIQKSAGATLGEVAEALDISKSTAYKHLMTLTSRGYLVREDDQFHLGLKFVNRGEFARARRPAYRIAAEKVDELAEKTDEEVDFVVKNDGRVMTVHLSYDLNNPFQEKSVDQSNKHWRTGTYYHFHCIAAGKAVLSTLSDAEIESVINRWGLPKRTEQTITSREELFAEVETIRERGWAYSEGEYVDGLAAVAMPVYEPDGEAVGALAVNGPTYNFQGETRLAEIRGVLADVVESFEEDLADVEESDPFLEGRML comes from the coding sequence ATGGAACACAAAGAAACAATTGAGACTATCAAGACTACAGAACGGTCCTTGGATGTCATCCAAGAGATTCAGAAGTCGGCCGGTGCTACACTCGGGGAAGTGGCTGAAGCACTCGATATTTCGAAAAGCACGGCATACAAGCACCTGATGACGTTGACTTCCCGTGGGTACCTCGTCAGAGAAGACGATCAGTTTCATCTTGGTTTGAAATTCGTGAATCGAGGGGAGTTCGCACGAGCCCGGCGACCTGCTTACCGGATAGCCGCTGAAAAGGTGGACGAACTGGCTGAAAAAACTGACGAGGAAGTCGATTTCGTTGTCAAAAACGACGGACGGGTCATGACGGTTCACCTTTCCTACGACCTGAATAATCCTTTTCAGGAGAAGAGTGTCGATCAGTCTAACAAGCACTGGCGGACCGGCACCTACTATCATTTCCACTGTATCGCAGCCGGCAAAGCGGTTCTCAGCACGCTGTCGGATGCCGAGATTGAGTCAGTAATTAACCGATGGGGTCTCCCCAAACGGACCGAGCAAACAATCACGAGCAGAGAAGAATTGTTCGCAGAAGTGGAGACAATTCGAGAGCGAGGGTGGGCATACTCTGAGGGGGAGTACGTTGACGGTCTTGCTGCAGTTGCGATGCCGGTGTATGAACCTGACGGCGAGGCCGTCGGCGCACTAGCAGTCAACGGTCCTACTTACAACTTCCAAGGTGAGACTCGGCTCGCGGAAATTCGTGGCGTACTCGCCGACGTGGTTGAATCCTTCGAGGAGGACCTCGCTGATGTGGAGGAATCTGATCCCTTCCTTGAGGGCCGAATGCTCTAA
- a CDS encoding archaea-specific SMC-related protein, whose translation MSSKQIESKQALTVRNVGGIDEAELAFEPGVTILAGRNATNRTSLLQSIMAALGSDNVSIKSDADEAHVELTHDGETYTRTLQRRNGTIHTSGDPYLDDPTVADLFAFLLESNEARRAVVTDADLRDIIMRPVDTDEIQAQIDRLLDERRQLSNELDELDSLKDRLPSLEEKRTQLENQIEAKQAELEELEADIEDRDADVEQSRDDKAELENTLEDLRSKRSDLETVRYELETEEDSLESLQTEKQEVEDDYENLPETPAGDLDEIESKIDQLRSEKQALESEVNELQSVIGFNQDMLEDAGNGVFDALQTNAENDDVTDELLPDETVTCWTCGSDVEADQIETTVEKLQDLSKDTVSDINDIDAELSDLKEQRRERQDQQRQRERLERRQRELESEIEDTEARIKQLSERRDDLREEIKTVEAEVEELEDESNEELLELHKEANQLEYDLGSLESDLERVEDNIENIEVRLDEEADLKNRREDVNDEIEELRTKIERIEQQAIEGFNDHMETVLETLAYENIARIWLERTEQEVREGRRKVTKSVFDLHIIRQTESGTTYEDSITNLSESEREVTGLIFALAGYLAHKVYETVPFMLIDSLEAIDSDRISRLVDYFAGYSDFLVVALLTEDAQALSDSHNRITEI comes from the coding sequence ATGAGTTCAAAACAAATAGAATCGAAGCAGGCACTTACCGTTCGGAACGTTGGTGGGATCGATGAGGCGGAGCTCGCGTTCGAACCAGGTGTTACCATCCTCGCAGGACGCAATGCTACGAACCGAACCTCGCTGCTCCAATCGATAATGGCCGCTCTTGGCAGCGACAACGTCTCCATCAAGTCAGATGCCGACGAAGCACATGTCGAACTTACCCACGACGGAGAGACCTACACCCGGACACTCCAGCGCCGCAACGGCACGATCCACACCAGCGGTGACCCCTATCTCGACGACCCAACCGTCGCCGACCTGTTCGCGTTCCTCCTCGAATCCAACGAGGCCCGACGCGCCGTCGTCACCGATGCGGACCTCCGGGACATCATCATGCGACCGGTCGATACCGACGAAATTCAAGCCCAAATCGACCGACTCCTCGACGAACGACGGCAACTCTCCAACGAACTCGACGAACTCGACTCACTCAAAGACCGCCTCCCCTCCCTCGAGGAAAAGCGCACTCAACTGGAGAATCAAATCGAGGCAAAGCAAGCCGAACTCGAGGAACTCGAAGCTGACATCGAAGATCGGGACGCCGATGTCGAACAGAGCCGCGACGATAAAGCCGAACTCGAAAACACTCTCGAAGACCTCCGCTCGAAACGCTCAGACCTCGAAACCGTCCGATACGAACTCGAAACCGAAGAAGATAGCCTCGAATCGCTTCAGACGGAGAAACAGGAAGTCGAAGACGACTACGAGAACCTCCCCGAGACGCCCGCCGGCGACCTCGACGAAATCGAATCCAAAATCGACCAGCTCCGAAGTGAAAAACAGGCCCTAGAATCCGAAGTCAACGAACTCCAGAGCGTCATCGGGTTCAACCAGGACATGCTCGAAGATGCGGGCAACGGCGTCTTCGACGCCCTCCAGACCAACGCTGAAAACGACGACGTGACTGACGAACTACTGCCCGATGAAACCGTCACCTGTTGGACCTGCGGCAGCGACGTCGAGGCAGACCAAATCGAAACCACCGTCGAAAAACTCCAAGACCTCAGCAAAGACACCGTCAGCGACATCAACGACATCGACGCGGAACTCAGTGACCTGAAAGAACAGCGCCGCGAACGCCAAGACCAACAGCGCCAACGCGAACGCCTCGAACGCCGACAGCGAGAACTCGAATCCGAAATTGAAGACACCGAAGCCCGGATCAAACAGCTCTCCGAGCGCCGGGACGACCTCCGCGAGGAAATCAAGACCGTCGAAGCAGAGGTCGAGGAGTTGGAAGACGAATCCAACGAAGAACTGCTCGAATTGCACAAGGAGGCCAACCAGCTGGAGTACGACCTCGGCTCCCTCGAGAGTGACCTCGAACGCGTCGAAGACAACATCGAGAACATCGAAGTACGACTCGACGAGGAAGCCGACCTCAAGAACCGTCGCGAAGATGTCAACGACGAAATCGAGGAGCTACGGACGAAAATCGAGCGCATCGAACAGCAAGCCATCGAGGGGTTCAACGACCACATGGAAACGGTGTTGGAGACGCTCGCCTACGAGAATATTGCTCGGATTTGGCTGGAGCGAACGGAACAGGAAGTACGTGAGGGTCGTCGAAAGGTGACCAAAAGCGTCTTCGATTTGCACATCATCCGCCAAACGGAGTCGGGGACGACCTACGAGGATTCGATTACGAATCTCTCGGAGAGCGAACGGGAAGTGACAGGGCTGATTTTCGCATTGGCTGGCTATCT